In Flavobacterium hankyongi, the genomic window AAGAGCAAATGTTGTTTTGCCTCAAGTTGATAATACAGCTGGAACATACAAATTAAAAAGCTCATATGTTGAAATCAAAAACTTAGAAAATCCAAACAAAGGATTGTTTACACAAGCAACTTCAAACTTTGCTTTCACAAGAAGTCAAGATGGATTTGAAGCTGCAAATGTTTTCTATCATACAGATAATAGTTTAAGGTATATTAATCAAACATTAGGTATACCATGTGTGCAAAATGTAGATAATACTCATGCGGGTGTTTTATGGTTTGACCCATCTGGGGAAAATGGAGCAGATAACTCTCATTATTCAAACGGAGTTTTAGTTTTTGGAGAAGGATGTGTTGATGACGGAGAAGATGGGGATGTGATTTGGCATGAATTAGGTCATGGATTACACGACTGGTTAACTGGTGGATCTCTTTCTCAAGTTAATGGTTTGAGTGAAGGAAGTGGTGACTATTGGGCTCAATCTCATAGTAGAATATTAAACCATTGGACAACTTCAGATGCAGCATATCATTACATGTTTAGCTGGGATGGGCATAATACTTGTTGGGCAGGACGTACAACAAACTATGTAGCAGTTTATCCTGGAGGTCTTACAGGATCTATTCATACAGACGGTCAAATCTGGTCTACAGTATTAATGAAAATATGGGATGTTATTGGTAGAGAAAAAACCGATAAAGCTTTCTTAGAAGGCTTGTCAATGACAAATAGTTCTACAAATCAACAAAATGCTGCGATTGCTGTTAGACAAGCAGCAATTGATATGTGTTATACTTGTGCAGAAGTTAAAACAATGACTGATAAATTCACTGCAGCTGGTTATACAATGTCAGCTGTACCACTTAAAATTTGCTGTCCTTCAGATCAAACCGTTAATGCAAACGTAGGAAACACTTATGTGGTTCCTAGTTTTGCAAGTTTGTCAAATGCTATTAGTCAAACATGTAATGCAGTTATAACTCAAAGTCCTGCGGTTGGATCTGTACTTGCTCCTGGAACATATCCTGTAACAATGATGGCTACTAGCGGAACATCTGTAAACTGTGGTTTTTCGTTAATTGTTGAACCATCTTTGAGTGTTGATGAATTTGTAAAGAAAAATTTAAAATTATATCCTAATCCTGCATCAACTGAAATTATAATTAGTGGAGATTTTATTTCGGGTCAAGAGATTGAAATTTTTAATTTATTAGGTCAAAAACTTATTCAGAAAAATTTAGAAACGAATGAAGAAAAAGTTGATGTTTCAAACCTTTCTTCTGGAGTTTATACAGCCAAATTTAAAGGGACTAATACAACTCTTAAGTTTATTAAAAATTAATATAACGCTAATATTAAGTTATAAAAGCCTGTTCTGTATGAACAGGCTTTTTTTATTCGTTTAATACAAATACCTTTGTGTTAAATTATTTTAGAGATGAATAAGCAACAAATTATAGAAAATTTCGATCCTAGTCAACCTGGTTTAGCCGATGCAACTATTTTTGGATTGCCTTTTTCGGCAGAAGATTCAGAAATCATTGTTATTCCTGTGCCTTGGGAGGTTACCGTTAGTTATGGAGCAGGTGCTTCAAAAGGGCCAGAAGCAGTTTTAGAATCTTCATATCAAGTAGATTTAAATCACCAAGATTTTCCTGAATTATGGAAACTTGGCATTTATTTAGACCAATATCCACCTAAATTAAAACGTAAATCTAAAAAATTTAAAAAATTAGCTCAGCCTATAATTGAGTGTTTAGAAGAAGGCGGGGATATTGGTAAAAATCCTGAATTAAGAGAAAATCTAAATAAAATTAATGATGCTTGCGCCAATATGGTTGATTCTGTTAAAGAGCAAACTATAAATTGGTTAAATAAAGGCAAGAAAGTTGTTTTGTTGGGCGGAGATCATAGCACACCATTAGGGTATTATCAAGCTTTGGCGTCAAAGTATGATAACTTTGGAATTCTTCATTTGGATGCCCATATGGATTTACGTATCGCATACGAAGGATTTACTTTTTCACATGCTTCGGTAATGTATAATGCATTGCAAATACCAGAGATTTCTAAAATTGTTCAGGTTGGGATACGAGATTTTTGTGAGCAAGAAGTTGAAGTAGTTAATGATTCTAAAGGAAGAGTTCTAGTTAATACGGATGCCGATTTAAAAGCAGAATCGTTTGAAGGTAAAACATGGGAACAACAGTGTGATGCTATAATTGAGTCATTACCACAAAGAGTGTGTATTTCGTTCGATATAGATGGTATGTATCCGTGGTATTGTCCTAATACGGGGACACCAGTTCCTGGAGGATTTTCTTTTGAACAAGCGACTTATTTGTTTAATAAGTTAACAGAAAGTGGAAAAGAAATTATCGGATTCGATTTAGTTGAAGTTGCCCCTGGTAAAGATGATTGGGATGGAAATGTTGGTGCCAGAATGTTGTTTCATATGTGTGGAGTTCTTGCAAAAAACAATGGTCTTAATACAGGTAATAAGATTATATTTCCAAGAAAATAAATAATTCTGAAAAATAATATTTAAAAGGTGAACATTTGTTCGCCTTTTTTTTGAGTTGAAATTATGTAATCTTTCCTAAAAATGATATAAGAATAAACTTGTAGCTATGCTATTACTTTGTATTGTGATTTAATCATTATTATTAATTCTAAAATGAAACGTTATGAAAAAATTGATTTTATTGGTGTCGTTAAGTATAGGATTATTATATTCTTGTAAAGATACCAACAATGAAGCTCTGGATTTGGAAAAAGAAAGACAAGCGAGCATAGATTCAATGAAAATGGAAATTGAAAAACAAAGAATTATAGATTCAATGCAATTGGTAAATTCACAACGTGCAGAAAGTAAAAAAGAGGTTGTTGTTGTAAATCAAACGGCTCCAGCCCCTGCTAAGAAAAAATGGAGTGGAGCAGCAAAAGGCGCAGTAATTGGAGCAGGAGTTGGTGCTGTTACTGGTGCAGCAATTAGTAAAAACAAAGCAGAAGGTGCCATTATTGGAGGTTTGGCAGGAGCAGGAGTTGGTGCTGGTACAGGGGCTATTGTTGATGAAAGTAAAAAGAAAGAATA contains:
- a CDS encoding T9SS type A sorting domain-containing protein; amino-acid sequence: MKKNLLFAGLLSLFFSFSNAQTSDKEGQARAWIKENVKELSLNSDSNLSLRFVRKSLSGETLRFQQMINGVPVFDTELVVHFSPNGEITYTDLSFDKNVSEISTVPQITKENAIAISDKEIGVAGMVTFQENKLFVYNKLASTKLVYRIVTSFEEKPGSWEVILDANSGEVLSVKDIAIHCGFNGEEVAHDVKTETSNKEKFFMSVEKKSALAYETGSAMVFLADPLSSAHATYGDTGYTDGTGQGDTDTAQLNAQRANVVLPQVDNTAGTYKLKSSYVEIKNLENPNKGLFTQATSNFAFTRSQDGFEAANVFYHTDNSLRYINQTLGIPCVQNVDNTHAGVLWFDPSGENGADNSHYSNGVLVFGEGCVDDGEDGDVIWHELGHGLHDWLTGGSLSQVNGLSEGSGDYWAQSHSRILNHWTTSDAAYHYMFSWDGHNTCWAGRTTNYVAVYPGGLTGSIHTDGQIWSTVLMKIWDVIGREKTDKAFLEGLSMTNSSTNQQNAAIAVRQAAIDMCYTCAEVKTMTDKFTAAGYTMSAVPLKICCPSDQTVNANVGNTYVVPSFASLSNAISQTCNAVITQSPAVGSVLAPGTYPVTMMATSGTSVNCGFSLIVEPSLSVDEFVKKNLKLYPNPASTEIIISGDFISGQEIEIFNLLGQKLIQKNLETNEEKVDVSNLSSGVYTAKFKGTNTTLKFIKN
- a CDS encoding agmatinase family protein, translating into MNKQQIIENFDPSQPGLADATIFGLPFSAEDSEIIVIPVPWEVTVSYGAGASKGPEAVLESSYQVDLNHQDFPELWKLGIYLDQYPPKLKRKSKKFKKLAQPIIECLEEGGDIGKNPELRENLNKINDACANMVDSVKEQTINWLNKGKKVVLLGGDHSTPLGYYQALASKYDNFGILHLDAHMDLRIAYEGFTFSHASVMYNALQIPEISKIVQVGIRDFCEQEVEVVNDSKGRVLVNTDADLKAESFEGKTWEQQCDAIIESLPQRVCISFDIDGMYPWYCPNTGTPVPGGFSFEQATYLFNKLTESGKEIIGFDLVEVAPGKDDWDGNVGARMLFHMCGVLAKNNGLNTGNKIIFPRK
- a CDS encoding glycine zipper family protein, which produces MKKLILLVSLSIGLLYSCKDTNNEALDLEKERQASIDSMKMEIEKQRIIDSMQLVNSQRAESKKEVVVVNQTAPAPAKKKWSGAAKGAVIGAGVGAVTGAAISKNKAEGAIIGGLAGAGVGAGTGAIVDESKKKE